The following coding sequences are from one Candidatus Hydrogenedentota bacterium window:
- a CDS encoding endonuclease/exonuclease/phosphatase family protein, whose translation MSAAAYARGWRAIVLPRLRILVLLSGAMAIAGALGAWFWVFDLLSHFIAWYALLSLLLALLLSGYRDYRWAAAAITLAILQAAQPLAWYLPAARGATEGPRCRVLLANVLSSNHDSAAFLRLVDETDPDIICVQEVTGRWADALETLETRYPTRLLAPREDNFGIAVFSRMPGGDPALVFQRDHGVPAIEMVFQLGDSSVRLLNIHALPPLGKTLAARRNAQLDAAAAWVNSAGGPAVLIGDLNITMYSPVYRRFARAANLRNAREGHGAAGTWPAWLPIMRLPIDHVLLHGKIESVSCNAIKNGASDHRSLLVDLVAE comes from the coding sequence ATGTCCGCCGCGGCGTATGCGCGGGGATGGCGCGCGATTGTCTTGCCGCGCTTGCGCATACTGGTGCTCCTCTCTGGAGCCATGGCCATCGCCGGCGCGCTGGGTGCGTGGTTCTGGGTCTTCGATCTCCTCAGCCATTTCATCGCGTGGTACGCCCTGCTCAGCCTGCTCCTCGCGCTTCTCCTGTCCGGATACCGCGATTACCGCTGGGCCGCCGCGGCCATCACCCTGGCTATCCTGCAAGCCGCGCAGCCTCTCGCGTGGTATCTGCCCGCCGCGCGCGGAGCCACCGAAGGGCCCCGGTGCCGCGTGCTCCTCGCCAATGTGCTCTCCTCCAACCACGATAGCGCCGCGTTCCTGCGCCTCGTCGACGAAACCGATCCCGACATCATCTGCGTGCAGGAAGTAACCGGACGCTGGGCGGACGCCCTCGAAACCCTAGAAACGCGCTATCCAACACGCCTCCTCGCGCCGCGAGAGGACAACTTCGGCATCGCCGTGTTCAGCCGTATGCCGGGCGGAGATCCAGCCCTGGTTTTTCAGCGCGATCACGGCGTTCCCGCCATTGAGATGGTGTTTCAACTCGGCGATTCCAGCGTGCGCCTGCTGAACATCCACGCGCTGCCTCCACTCGGAAAAACCCTCGCCGCCCGCCGCAACGCACAGCTGGACGCCGCCGCCGCTTGGGTCAATAGCGCCGGCGGACCCGCGGTGCTGATAGGCGATCTCAACATCACCATGTACTCGCCGGTCTACCGCCGCTTCGCGCGCGCCGCGAACCTGCGAAACGCGCGCGAAGGACACGGAGCCGCCGGCACATGGCCGGCCTGGTTGCCCATCATGCGATTGCCGATCGATCACGTCTTGCTGCATGGAAAGATAGAATCTGTGTCGTGCAACGCGATCAAAAACGGCGCCTCCGATCACCGTTCCCTGCTCGTTGATCTCGTTGCGGAGTAG
- a CDS encoding tetratricopeptide repeat protein codes for MTNLVTGMLLLLGLVALQAGLRYWTALRTRAAWEGAQADIARGDFASAEAGIARCVKLMPLWLQPRFLLGAVLAKQGKLEAAEEQFKMACALQPRDPKGHLELGVFYLTAARREDEGLAALNEALRHDPGVYQAIAADPRLHDFQRSDAFERLVVPGVSET; via the coding sequence ATGACCAATCTGGTGACCGGAATGCTGTTGCTACTCGGACTTGTCGCCCTCCAGGCCGGCCTGCGCTACTGGACCGCACTGCGCACCCGCGCGGCGTGGGAGGGAGCCCAGGCCGATATCGCGCGCGGCGACTTCGCCTCGGCCGAAGCCGGCATCGCCAGATGCGTCAAGCTCATGCCGCTCTGGCTACAGCCTCGTTTCCTCCTCGGCGCCGTCCTCGCCAAACAAGGAAAGCTCGAGGCCGCCGAGGAACAATTCAAAATGGCCTGCGCCCTGCAACCCCGCGATCCCAAAGGCCACCTCGAGCTCGGCGTCTTCTACCTCACCGCCGCCAGGCGGGAGGACGAAGGCCTCGCCGCATTGAACGAGGCCCTGCGCCACGATCCCGGCGTCTACCAGGCCATCGCCGCCGACCCGCGCCTGCACGACTTCCAGCGAAGCGACGCCTTCGAACGCCTCGTCGTTCCCGGCGTCAGCGAGACCTGA